Proteins co-encoded in one Flavivirga eckloniae genomic window:
- the fabG gene encoding 3-oxoacyl-ACP reductase FabG, translating into MKKNTIKNKYALITGGSRGIGKAICIQLAKDTDYHILINYQSNEQAALDTLKAVEEAGGKGELLQFNVVNNHEVKSVLDNWHENNKDAAIEVIVNNAGITKDGLFMWMTSEDWNNVIDTSLNGFFNVTNHLIQKLLVQKYGRIINIVSLSGLKGTAGQTNYSAAKGAVIGATKALAQEIAKRKITVNAVAPGFIKTDMTGDLDEKELKKMVPANRFGDPEEVAHLVSFLASEKASYITGEVININGGIYS; encoded by the coding sequence ATGAAAAAAAATACAATTAAAAATAAATACGCACTAATAACTGGTGGCTCAAGGGGGATTGGAAAAGCCATCTGTATTCAACTAGCCAAAGATACAGACTACCACATCTTAATTAACTACCAAAGTAACGAACAAGCTGCTCTCGATACCTTAAAAGCTGTTGAAGAAGCTGGAGGAAAAGGAGAATTACTACAATTTAATGTAGTTAATAACCACGAAGTAAAATCTGTTTTAGATAACTGGCATGAAAACAACAAAGATGCTGCTATTGAAGTGATCGTTAATAATGCCGGCATTACAAAAGACGGTTTATTTATGTGGATGACATCCGAAGACTGGAATAATGTTATTGATACCAGTCTAAATGGATTCTTTAATGTAACTAATCACTTAATTCAAAAATTATTGGTTCAAAAATATGGGCGTATTATCAATATTGTTTCATTATCCGGTCTTAAAGGAACGGCTGGTCAAACCAATTACTCTGCTGCAAAAGGTGCTGTTATAGGAGCCACAAAAGCCTTAGCTCAAGAAATAGCTAAACGTAAGATTACTGTAAATGCAGTCGCCCCAGGATTTATTAAAACAGACATGACTGGGGATTTGGATGAAAAAGAATTAAAAAAGATGGTTCCTGCAAATCGTTTTGGAGACCCCGAAGAAGTAGCGCATTTAGTATCTTTTTTAGCATCAGAAAAAGCATCTTACATTACAGGGGAAGTTATAAATATAAATGGAGGCATTTATTCATAA